The proteins below come from a single Rhizobium tropici CIAT 899 genomic window:
- the coaA gene encoding type I pantothenate kinase, with translation MTIATKSQPAPETLDIFQAKAYSPYYFFSSEEWAKFRADTPLTLTSDEVKRLRSMGDPIDLDEVRRIYLSLSRLLSSHVESSQILFEQRNRFLSLSDIAKTPFVIGIAGSVAVGKSTTARILKELLGRWPSSPKVDLVTTDGFLYPNAELQRRNLMQRKGFPESYDTAALLRFLSAIKAGQPNVQAPSYSHLVYDVLPNEFKTVDRPDILIFEGINVLQSRHLPADGKIVPMVSDFFDFSIYIDADEELIHNWYVARFMRLRETAFRDPNSFFHRYASISEEEALAIAEGLWKNINLKNLRQNILPTRPRADLILQKGKNHLIEQVALRKL, from the coding sequence ATGACAATAGCGACCAAGAGCCAGCCAGCACCCGAAACGCTCGATATTTTCCAGGCGAAAGCCTATTCGCCCTACTATTTCTTTTCCTCGGAAGAATGGGCGAAATTCCGGGCGGACACGCCACTGACGCTGACATCAGACGAAGTGAAGCGGCTGCGCTCCATGGGCGACCCGATCGATCTCGACGAAGTCAGACGCATCTATCTGTCGCTGTCGCGGCTTTTGTCCTCGCATGTGGAATCCTCACAGATCCTCTTCGAGCAGCGCAATCGCTTCCTCAGCCTCTCCGATATCGCCAAGACGCCCTTCGTCATCGGCATCGCCGGTTCGGTCGCCGTCGGCAAGTCCACGACAGCACGTATCCTGAAGGAATTGCTGGGCCGCTGGCCGTCGAGCCCGAAGGTCGATCTGGTCACCACGGACGGCTTTCTCTATCCGAACGCCGAATTGCAGCGCCGCAACCTGATGCAGCGCAAGGGTTTTCCGGAAAGCTATGATACCGCAGCGCTGCTGCGTTTCCTCTCGGCGATCAAGGCCGGCCAGCCGAATGTGCAGGCGCCTTCTTATTCGCACCTCGTCTACGACGTGCTGCCGAATGAATTCAAGACGGTCGACCGCCCGGATATCCTGATCTTCGAGGGCATCAACGTGCTGCAATCGCGGCATCTGCCGGCCGATGGCAAGATCGTGCCGATGGTCTCGGACTTCTTCGACTTCTCGATCTATATCGATGCCGACGAGGAGCTCATCCACAACTGGTATGTCGCCCGCTTCATGCGACTGCGCGAGACCGCCTTCCGCGACCCCAACTCCTTCTTCCACCGCTATGCCTCGATCAGCGAGGAAGAGGCGCTGGCGATCGCCGAGGGGCTCTGGAAGAACATCAACCTGAAGAACCTGCGCCAGAACATTCTGCCGACGCGGCCGCGCGCCGATCTCATCCTGCAGAAGGGCAAGAATCACCTGATCGAGCAGGTAGCACTCAGGAAACTCTGA
- a CDS encoding phosphoribosyl-ATP diphosphatase: MSGFTLSDLERIVEERSKASPDESWTAKLVAAGQPKAAKKLGEEAIEAVMAAVTNDRDNLTYEAADLLYHLLVVLKIAGIPLENVMGELERRTAQSGLQEKASR, from the coding sequence ATGAGCGGATTTACCCTTTCCGACCTCGAACGAATCGTCGAGGAACGCTCCAAGGCTTCGCCGGATGAATCCTGGACGGCGAAGCTTGTTGCCGCCGGCCAGCCGAAAGCGGCGAAGAAACTGGGCGAGGAGGCGATCGAGGCCGTGATGGCAGCGGTCACCAACGATCGCGACAATCTTACCTATGAGGCGGCCGATCTGCTATATCATCTTCTGGTCGTATTGAAGATTGCCGGCATTCCGTTAGAGAATGTCATGGGTGAGCTCGAAAGGCGCACCGCCCAATCGGGCCTTCAGGAAAAGGCCAGCCGGTAA
- the hisF gene encoding imidazole glycerol phosphate synthase subunit HisF, whose product MTLKARVIPCLDVKDGRVVKGVNFVNLIDAGDPVEAAKAYDAAGADELCFLDITASSDNRDTIFDVVARTAEQCFMPVTVGGGVRTIADIRKLLLCGADKVSINSAAVNNPDFVAEAADKFGNQCIVVSIDAKRRRTEAPGGDNMSAWEIYTHGGRNATGIDAVDFARKMVERGAGELLVTSMDRDGTKVGYDLELTRAIADAVRVPVIASGGVGDLDDLVAGVKEGHATAVLAASIFHFGTYSVGEAKRYMAERGIPMRLD is encoded by the coding sequence ATGACCCTGAAAGCCCGCGTCATCCCCTGCCTCGACGTCAAGGACGGCCGCGTCGTCAAGGGCGTCAACTTCGTCAATCTTATCGATGCCGGCGATCCGGTCGAGGCTGCGAAGGCTTATGACGCGGCCGGTGCCGACGAGCTCTGCTTCCTCGACATCACCGCCTCCTCCGACAATCGCGACACCATTTTCGACGTGGTGGCCCGCACCGCCGAGCAATGCTTCATGCCGGTCACGGTCGGCGGCGGCGTGCGCACTATCGCCGATATCCGCAAGCTGCTGCTCTGCGGCGCCGACAAGGTTTCGATCAATTCGGCGGCAGTCAACAATCCCGATTTCGTTGCCGAAGCGGCCGACAAGTTCGGCAACCAGTGCATCGTTGTTTCCATCGACGCCAAGCGGCGACGCACCGAGGCGCCCGGCGGCGACAATATGAGCGCCTGGGAGATCTATACCCATGGCGGCCGCAACGCGACCGGCATCGACGCGGTCGATTTTGCCCGCAAGATGGTCGAGCGCGGCGCCGGCGAACTGCTCGTCACCTCCATGGATCGCGACGGCACCAAGGTCGGCTACGATCTGGAGCTGACGCGGGCGATCGCCGATGCGGTGCGCGTGCCCGTCATTGCGTCGGGCGGCGTCGGCGATCTCGACGATCTCGTTGCCGGCGTCAAGGAAGGCCATGCGACGGCGGTGCTTGCCGCTTCGATCTTCCATTTCGGCACCTATTCAGTGGGTGAGGCAAAACGCTACATGGCCGAGCGCGGCATTCCGATGCGGCTGGATTAG
- the hisA gene encoding 1-(5-phosphoribosyl)-5-[(5-phosphoribosylamino)methylideneamino]imidazole-4-carboxamide isomerase, which yields MILFPAIDLKDGQCVRLKLGDMEQATVYNPDPGAQAKAFEDQGFEWLHVVDLNGAFAGETVNGAAVDAILKATKNPVQLGGGIRTLDHIENWLSRGLARVILGTVAVRDPALVVEACRRYPGHIAVGIDAKGGKVAVEGWAEASELGVIELAKKFEGVGVAAIIYTDIDRDGILTGINWDSTLELANAVSIPVIASGGLASLDDIRRMIQPDARKLAGAISGRALYDGRIDPKEALALIRQAKEAAQ from the coding sequence ATGATACTTTTTCCCGCTATCGACCTCAAGGACGGCCAATGCGTGCGCCTCAAGCTCGGCGACATGGAGCAGGCAACCGTCTACAACCCCGATCCCGGTGCCCAGGCGAAAGCCTTTGAAGACCAGGGCTTCGAATGGCTGCATGTCGTCGATCTCAACGGCGCCTTCGCCGGCGAGACCGTCAACGGCGCCGCCGTCGATGCCATCCTCAAGGCGACGAAGAATCCGGTGCAGCTCGGCGGCGGCATCCGCACGCTCGACCATATTGAAAACTGGCTGTCGCGCGGGCTTGCCCGCGTCATCCTCGGCACCGTGGCCGTGCGCGATCCGGCACTCGTTGTCGAAGCCTGCCGGCGTTATCCGGGCCATATCGCTGTCGGCATCGATGCCAAGGGCGGCAAGGTGGCGGTCGAGGGCTGGGCGGAGGCCTCCGAACTCGGCGTCATCGAACTCGCCAAGAAATTCGAAGGTGTCGGCGTTGCCGCGATCATCTATACCGATATCGACCGCGACGGCATTCTGACGGGAATCAACTGGGATTCGACCCTGGAACTGGCAAACGCCGTCTCCATCCCCGTCATCGCCTCCGGCGGCCTCGCCTCGCTTGATGATATTCGCCGGATGATCCAACCGGATGCCCGCAAACTGGCAGGTGCGATTTCCGGCCGCGCGCTTTATGATGGCCGGATCGATCCGAAAGAGGCACTGGCCCTGATCAGGCAGGCCAAGGAGGCAGCGCAATGA